The following coding sequences lie in one Gloeomargarita sp. SKYB120 genomic window:
- a CDS encoding YqeG family HAD IIIA-type phosphatase has translation MPWRDLLHPRLLHTGPITDLDVGRLQAAGIRGTVLDVDDTLAPTHEEVLTPAVIDWVGHLKTLGPVWLVSNNLRTRRIQAIARQVDCPYIASAAKPSRRKLRQALQQMQLPPEQTAMIGDRRLTDILAGNRLGMYTVLVQPIAPPHWSTLRNLEDWLIARLL, from the coding sequence ATGCCCTGGCGAGACCTCCTGCATCCCCGCTTGCTCCATACTGGTCCCATCACGGATTTGGATGTGGGCAGGTTGCAAGCGGCGGGCATTCGGGGAACGGTGCTGGACGTGGACGATACCCTAGCGCCTACCCACGAGGAGGTGCTCACGCCGGCGGTCATTGATTGGGTCGGGCACCTCAAAACGCTTGGCCCTGTTTGGCTGGTGAGCAACAATCTTCGTACCCGGCGGATCCAAGCCATTGCTCGCCAGGTGGACTGTCCCTACATTGCCAGCGCTGCTAAACCCTCTCGCCGTAAGCTCCGCCAAGCGCTCCAGCAGATGCAGTTGCCCCCGGAGCAAACGGCCATGATTGGGGACCGTCGTCTCACGGACATCCTGGCGGGGAACCGCCTGGGGATGTACACCGTGCTGGTGCAGCCGATTGCACCGCCCCACTGGTCAACCCTGCGCAACCTAGAGGACTGGTTGATCGCCCGCCTGCTATGA
- a CDS encoding 4a-hydroxytetrahydrobiopterin dehydratase, giving the protein MAQLLTPEEINAQAATLTGWRVEGNTLKWEHRFADFVAAMNFVNSLVEPAEQMGHHPDIFISYNRVAITLTTHDAGGLTQKDFDLARQISQRLQSA; this is encoded by the coding sequence ATGGCGCAACTCCTCACCCCTGAAGAGATCAACGCCCAGGCGGCAACCCTGACCGGTTGGCGGGTGGAGGGCAACACCTTGAAGTGGGAACACCGGTTTGCCGATTTCGTGGCGGCTATGAACTTTGTCAACTCCCTGGTGGAACCGGCAGAACAAATGGGCCACCACCCCGATATTTTTATCTCCTACAATCGCGTGGCCATTACCTTGACAACCCACGACGCCGGCGGCCTAACCCAGAAGGATTTTGACTTGGCTCGCCAGATCAGCCAGCGCCTGCAAAGCGCATGA
- a CDS encoding YggT family protein yields MGDLQFWTTWVIGPVLAFYILAFVLRIVLTWYPQVPLRRFPLVLIYLPTEPFLAPTRRLVPPLGGVDITPVIWVGIVSFLREILLGQQGILTLLLHQG; encoded by the coding sequence ATGGGTGACTTACAGTTTTGGACAACGTGGGTCATTGGGCCAGTACTGGCCTTTTACATCCTGGCGTTTGTGTTGCGCATTGTCCTGACCTGGTACCCCCAGGTGCCCTTGCGCCGGTTTCCCCTAGTTCTGATTTACTTACCCACGGAACCGTTTTTGGCTCCAACCCGCCGTCTGGTGCCGCCTTTAGGAGGGGTGGACATCACGCCGGTGATTTGGGTGGGGATCGTCAGCTTCCTGCGGGAGATTCTGTTGGGCCAGCAGGGGATTTTGACGCTGTTACTGCACCAGGGGTAG
- a CDS encoding iron uptake porin yields MSNKWALNLLAVGSLATGFSLVMAGEAQAQVTTQNARDAIRQVRQYVRDLQEDNELGQVTSVSEFVDVKPTDWAFQALQSLVERYGCIVGLPTKPPTYQGRRATTRYEFAAGLNACLDRINELIASATENLVTKEDMKLIQRLQEEFAAELALLRGRVDTLESRTATLEAQQFSTTTKLTGQAIFSVQGAFGTRDRAVPRGVPQGSLNSVQDAVTFGYRVNLTFNTSFTGKDLLVTNLQVNDVPFGVAPTTNAFVATGTNSASLSYGFLNGPAGGGVNLTFLSYTFPVLADKGKIAITATGGGVNDIVDTLGPLNDDGQGALSGFGLRNPIYNQNGALGVGAAFAVNFLDDKLNFSLGYLANGAGSLGAYSPDSGLFGSSYVAYAQLTGYPLDNLGLGLLYVRGYSDPAFPLNLGGFVGTQSVDALTAAARVSADNLGFQFKWQPLKNFILGGWFGATWFRDEERGFDANGTALNYALAFAFPDVGTRGSQAQIVVGAPPYLSGSSGLVANGFVNRRSDDVPILLEASYRFKFSEYLSITPGIIAIFNPEGNRENETVLVGAIRTTFSF; encoded by the coding sequence ATGTCCAACAAGTGGGCGCTGAACTTACTGGCAGTTGGGTCGCTAGCGACGGGTTTTTCTCTAGTCATGGCTGGGGAAGCCCAGGCTCAGGTCACGACCCAGAATGCGCGGGATGCCATCCGCCAGGTGCGGCAGTATGTGCGGGATTTGCAGGAGGACAACGAGCTGGGGCAGGTGACGTCGGTTTCGGAGTTTGTAGATGTGAAGCCGACGGACTGGGCTTTCCAGGCGTTGCAATCACTGGTGGAACGGTACGGGTGTATCGTGGGGTTGCCGACCAAACCCCCGACCTATCAGGGCCGCCGCGCGACCACACGCTATGAGTTCGCAGCCGGGTTGAATGCCTGCTTGGACCGGATTAATGAATTGATTGCTTCGGCTACCGAGAATCTGGTTACCAAGGAAGACATGAAGTTGATCCAGCGCCTGCAGGAGGAATTTGCGGCGGAATTGGCGCTGCTGCGGGGCCGGGTGGATACGTTGGAGTCGCGGACGGCGACGTTGGAAGCCCAACAGTTTTCGACCACCACCAAGCTGACAGGGCAGGCGATTTTCAGCGTACAGGGGGCGTTTGGCACTCGAGACAGAGCTGTTCCTCGAGGAGTCCCACAGGGTAGCTTGAACAGTGTACAGGATGCTGTTACCTTTGGCTATCGGGTGAACTTGACGTTCAATACCAGTTTTACAGGGAAGGATTTGCTCGTCACCAACCTGCAGGTGAACGACGTACCGTTTGGAGTGGCACCAACTACTAATGCTTTCGTTGCAACCGGAACGAACAGCGCCAGTTTGAGTTATGGGTTTCTCAACGGGCCAGCGGGCGGCGGTGTTAACCTAACCTTTTTGAGCTATACCTTCCCGGTACTAGCGGACAAGGGCAAGATTGCTATCACAGCGACCGGCGGCGGGGTGAATGATATTGTGGACACGCTAGGGCCACTCAACGATGATGGTCAAGGGGCGTTGTCTGGGTTTGGCCTGCGAAACCCTATCTACAACCAAAACGGGGCGTTAGGGGTTGGAGCTGCCTTCGCTGTAAACTTCCTGGATGACAAATTGAATTTCAGCCTGGGTTATCTGGCGAACGGGGCAGGGAGTTTAGGAGCTTACTCTCCCGACAGCGGTTTATTTGGTTCGTCCTATGTAGCCTATGCCCAGCTCACGGGCTATCCCCTGGATAACCTGGGATTGGGATTACTCTACGTGCGGGGCTATAGTGACCCGGCCTTTCCGCTGAATTTGGGCGGGTTTGTGGGAACTCAATCGGTAGATGCGCTGACGGCAGCGGCCCGAGTATCGGCGGATAATTTGGGCTTCCAGTTCAAGTGGCAACCGCTCAAGAACTTCATCTTAGGCGGCTGGTTCGGTGCAACATGGTTCCGGGATGAGGAACGGGGCTTCGATGCGAATGGCACGGCGCTGAACTACGCGCTCGCGTTTGCTTTCCCCGATGTGGGAACGCGGGGGAGTCAAGCCCAGATTGTGGTAGGGGCACCACCCTACCTCAGCGGGAGTAGCGGTTTGGTTGCCAACGGCTTTGTCAACCGCCGCAGTGACGATGTACCCATCCTGCTAGAGGCTTCCTATCGGTTTAAGTTCTCCGAGTATCTCTCCATCACACCCGGTATCATCGCTATCTTCAACCCGGAGGGCAATCGGGAAAACGAAACGGTGCTGGTGGGGGCGATTCGGACGACCTTCAGCTTCTAA
- the prmA gene encoding 50S ribosomal protein L11 methyltransferase: protein MTVPSPTAWWEVIIECAPPLEEMVFWRLQELDCRSTATTYGPDGVRVTAYAPQTQYHPQHWEALQGLLQEDAREVSQPPPQVRWQLMDSQDWSAHWKRHWQPQPVGERLLIQPAWLPVHNPENRLVLRLDPGFAFGTGSHPTTRLCLEALEMRLDKRWGSTDLVIADIGCGSGILAIGAVLLGAKQVYAVDIDPLAIATTRQNQALNQIKGEQLVVEQGSLARLAELLSQPLDGFVCNISAETLIAMAPHWRMVSHAKTWGLLSGFIGEQLDAVTKAVSDQGWMVAAVRQSQEWCCLHIRPDPDYTGGITPVVQ from the coding sequence ATGACCGTACCGAGTCCTACCGCCTGGTGGGAAGTGATCATTGAGTGCGCGCCGCCACTGGAGGAGATGGTGTTCTGGCGGTTGCAGGAGTTGGATTGTCGCAGTACGGCTACAACCTATGGTCCCGACGGCGTGCGGGTGACAGCTTATGCCCCCCAGACTCAGTACCATCCCCAGCACTGGGAAGCGCTCCAGGGATTGTTACAGGAGGACGCGCGGGAGGTCAGCCAGCCGCCGCCCCAGGTGCGTTGGCAATTGATGGACAGCCAGGACTGGTCGGCCCACTGGAAACGCCACTGGCAACCCCAACCGGTGGGGGAACGGCTGTTGATCCAACCGGCCTGGTTGCCCGTCCACAATCCCGAAAACCGGCTGGTGTTGCGCCTGGACCCTGGATTTGCCTTTGGCACGGGCAGCCATCCCACTACCCGGTTGTGCCTGGAAGCGCTGGAGATGCGGTTGGACAAACGCTGGGGCTCCACCGACCTGGTGATTGCCGACATCGGCTGTGGGTCCGGCATCCTGGCGATTGGGGCCGTGCTGTTGGGGGCCAAGCAGGTCTATGCAGTGGACATTGACCCCCTGGCCATTGCCACCACCCGCCAAAACCAGGCGTTGAACCAGATCAAAGGGGAACAACTGGTGGTGGAGCAGGGGAGTTTAGCCCGCCTAGCGGAACTCCTCTCGCAACCCCTGGACGGCTTTGTGTGCAATATTTCTGCCGAGACGTTGATAGCGATGGCTCCCCACTGGCGGATGGTCAGTCACGCCAAAACCTGGGGCTTGCTGAGCGGGTTTATCGGCGAGCAACTAGATGCGGTGACCAAGGCCGTGAGCGACCAGGGGTGGATGGTGGCGGCGGTACGCCAATCCCAGGAGTGGTGCTGCTTGCACATCCGGCCCGACCCGGATTACACAGGGGGGATCACCCCGGTGGTACAGTAA
- the hemJ gene encoding protoporphyrinogen oxidase HemJ encodes MAYSWFKALHIIGVVVWFAGLFYLVRLFIYHVEAQTQPEPARSILQAQYHLMEKRLYNIITTPGMVLTVAMAIGLLALERSWLREWWLHWKLGLVALLLAYHFYCGRLLRQLEQGACRWTSGQLRAFNEAPTVLLFVIVLLAVFKNDFPVGVTTWAVVGLVVAMGIAIQLYARYRRLRATPGAVTASKSPAGPTESPAGS; translated from the coding sequence ATGGCCTATTCCTGGTTTAAAGCGCTGCATATTATTGGGGTGGTGGTCTGGTTTGCCGGTTTGTTTTACCTGGTGCGCCTGTTTATCTACCACGTGGAAGCCCAAACCCAACCGGAACCAGCCCGGAGCATCCTCCAAGCTCAGTATCATTTGATGGAAAAACGTCTGTATAACATTATTACAACGCCCGGCATGGTCCTTACAGTAGCCATGGCGATTGGGCTACTGGCGCTTGAGCGTTCCTGGTTGCGGGAATGGTGGTTGCACTGGAAATTGGGGTTGGTCGCACTGTTGCTGGCCTACCACTTTTACTGCGGGCGGTTGCTGCGGCAGTTGGAGCAGGGCGCCTGTCGCTGGACCAGTGGGCAACTGCGGGCTTTTAACGAAGCGCCGACAGTCTTGCTGTTTGTGATTGTGTTGCTGGCGGTGTTCAAAAATGACTTTCCAGTGGGGGTGACCACTTGGGCGGTAGTGGGTTTGGTCGTGGCGATGGGGATCGCAATCCAACTGTACGCGCGTTACCGGCGTTTGCGGGCTACCCCTGGTGCAGTAACAGCGTCAAAATCCCCTGCTGGCCCAACAGAATCTCCCGCAGGAAGCTGA
- a CDS encoding DEAD/DEAH box helicase — MGNALTPDPDQLFPFPLDAFQRRAIEALAAGRSVVVCAPTGSGKTLVAEYAIHRALWRGERVFYTTPLKALSNQKFRDFRQQFGAEMVGLLTGDVSINRDAPVVVMTTEIFRNMLYGTPIGEVGTSLVGLNAVVLDECHYMNDPQRGTVWEETIIYCPPSVQLVALSATVANSRELTQWIQQVHGPTELIYSDFRPVPLQFFFGNQKGIFPLLNETKTGPNPHLKLRRPTGDRQGIPEVEMVVKTLRDWDLLPAIYFIFSRRGCDQAVQAVRELDLLTPEESERLRQQVDEFLARNPELYQPGSMLEALYRGIAAHHAGVLPPWKALIETLFQQGLIRVVFATETLAAGINMPARTTVISSLSKRTDRGHRLLFPSEFLQMAGRAGRRGMDDQGYVIILQTPFEGAREAVRFALADPDPLESKFTPSYGMVLNLLQMHTLEETKELVQRSFGQFLSLRALQPLQEKLAQLQAQRDRLAQELAGVDMAQVAAYEKLRQKHKEARRLLKMLEEQARETRQKQLALAVNFAIVGTVLILQGKHIPQPTPAVLVTRVAGGGQFPYLVCLGRDNRWYVVTTHDVIDLHAELPRISAVDYLTPPVDLLPKPGQHRHGNEQTALIAQQIPEMLPVEMAPEVVAQRQEVERLEAQLAAHPGRLTKSGALVQKQSQLEKLDQQIQQLQQEWQQKSQRHWQDFLNLMDMLTECECLASLTPTSLGQTVAALRGDNELWLGLALRSGAFDELSPPHLAAAVAALVMETPRSDSWTNYPLPAPVDAALAQLRPLRRKLFQLQRRYRIGFPLWLEPDLAPLVERWAAGVPWLELCQHTNLDGGDIVRLIRRTMDVLSQIPHAPHLSAPLQTNARLAWEAMNRFPVDEGLED; from the coding sequence ATGGGTAACGCGTTGACCCCTGACCCTGACCAGCTTTTCCCCTTTCCCCTGGATGCGTTTCAACGCCGGGCCATCGAGGCGTTGGCGGCGGGTCGGTCCGTGGTGGTGTGCGCGCCGACGGGGTCAGGAAAAACGCTAGTGGCGGAATATGCCATTCACCGAGCGTTGTGGCGAGGCGAACGGGTGTTTTACACCACTCCCCTGAAGGCGTTATCCAATCAGAAATTTCGGGATTTTCGGCAACAATTTGGCGCGGAAATGGTGGGGTTGTTGACGGGGGATGTGTCTATCAATCGCGACGCGCCGGTTGTCGTCATGACCACCGAGATTTTTCGCAATATGCTCTACGGCACGCCGATTGGGGAAGTGGGCACGTCGCTGGTGGGCTTGAATGCGGTGGTCTTAGACGAATGCCATTACATGAATGACCCGCAACGGGGAACGGTCTGGGAAGAAACCATCATTTATTGCCCGCCGTCGGTGCAGTTGGTGGCTTTGTCCGCTACGGTGGCGAATAGCCGGGAACTCACCCAATGGATTCAACAAGTGCATGGACCGACGGAATTGATTTACTCCGATTTCCGACCGGTGCCGTTGCAGTTTTTTTTCGGCAATCAAAAGGGTATTTTCCCCCTGCTCAACGAAACGAAAACAGGCCCGAATCCCCACTTGAAATTGCGTCGCCCGACCGGTGACCGCCAGGGGATTCCTGAGGTTGAAATGGTGGTTAAAACATTGCGGGATTGGGATTTGTTGCCAGCAATTTATTTCATCTTTAGTCGGCGGGGGTGTGACCAGGCGGTGCAGGCGGTGCGGGAATTGGATTTGCTAACGCCGGAGGAATCGGAGCGTTTGCGCCAGCAGGTGGATGAGTTTTTGGCTCGCAACCCCGAACTGTACCAACCGGGCTCGATGCTGGAGGCGCTCTACCGGGGGATTGCTGCGCACCACGCGGGTGTTTTGCCCCCCTGGAAAGCCTTGATTGAAACCCTGTTTCAGCAGGGATTGATCCGGGTGGTTTTCGCGACCGAAACGCTCGCAGCGGGAATCAACATGCCGGCGCGCACGACGGTGATTTCCAGTCTCTCCAAGCGCACCGACCGGGGCCACCGCCTGTTGTTTCCGTCGGAATTTCTCCAGATGGCGGGGCGGGCCGGACGCCGGGGCATGGACGACCAGGGGTACGTGATCATCCTGCAAACGCCGTTTGAGGGGGCCAGAGAAGCCGTACGCTTTGCCTTGGCTGACCCGGACCCCCTGGAGAGCAAGTTCACCCCCAGCTACGGCATGGTTTTGAACCTGTTGCAAATGCATACGCTGGAGGAGACGAAGGAACTGGTGCAGCGGAGTTTTGGGCAATTTTTGTCCCTGCGAGCGCTGCAACCCCTGCAAGAGAAACTGGCGCAACTGCAAGCCCAGCGCGACCGACTGGCCCAGGAACTGGCAGGGGTGGATATGGCCCAAGTCGCCGCCTACGAAAAATTACGCCAGAAGCACAAGGAAGCTCGCCGGTTGTTGAAGATGCTGGAGGAACAGGCGCGGGAGACGCGACAAAAGCAATTGGCTTTGGCGGTGAATTTTGCGATTGTAGGGACGGTGCTGATTCTCCAGGGCAAACACATTCCCCAGCCCACGCCGGCGGTGCTAGTGACGCGGGTGGCTGGTGGCGGGCAATTTCCCTACCTGGTTTGTCTTGGGCGCGACAACCGCTGGTATGTGGTCACGACCCATGACGTGATTGACCTGCACGCCGAACTGCCCCGCATTAGCGCGGTGGATTACCTGACGCCGCCGGTGGATTTGTTGCCGAAACCCGGTCAGCATCGCCACGGCAACGAACAAACCGCCTTGATTGCCCAGCAAATTCCCGAGATGCTGCCGGTGGAAATGGCGCCGGAGGTGGTGGCCCAACGCCAGGAAGTGGAGCGGTTGGAAGCGCAACTGGCGGCGCATCCTGGGCGGTTGACCAAATCGGGGGCGCTGGTGCAAAAGCAATCTCAACTGGAAAAGCTAGACCAGCAGATTCAGCAGTTGCAGCAGGAATGGCAGCAGAAATCCCAGCGTCACTGGCAAGACTTTTTGAATTTGATGGATATGCTTACCGAGTGCGAATGTTTAGCGTCCCTGACCCCAACATCTCTCGGGCAAACGGTGGCGGCCCTGCGGGGGGATAACGAACTCTGGTTGGGGCTGGCCTTGCGCAGTGGGGCGTTTGATGAACTGAGTCCTCCCCATCTGGCGGCGGCGGTCGCAGCGCTGGTGATGGAAACACCCCGTTCCGATAGCTGGACGAACTACCCGCTCCCGGCGCCGGTGGATGCGGCATTGGCCCAGTTGCGACCCCTGCGGCGAAAACTGTTTCAACTGCAACGCCGGTATCGCATTGGTTTCCCCTTGTGGCTAGAGCCCGACTTGGCACCGTTGGTGGAACGCTGGGCAGCGGGGGTGCCTTGGCTAGAGCTCTGTCAACATACCAATCTCGACGGCGGCGACATCGTGCGGTTGATCCGGCGGACCATGGACGTGTTGTCCCAGATTCCCCATGCGCCCCACCTGTCCGCTCCCCTGCAAACCAACGCGCGGTTGGCTTGGGAGGCCATGAACCGCTTCCCCGTGGATGAGGGGTTGGAAGACTAA
- a CDS encoding protochlorophyllide reductase, producing MTAASPTVIITGTSSGVGLYATKALIERGWFVVCACRNLDKMKQAAEQLNLSPQQYTVLPLDLASLASVRQFVEDFRRLGRPLKALVCNAAIYMPLLKAPLRSAEGYELNVAVNYLGHFLLAQLLLQDLRANPDPDRRLVVVGTVTANREELGGKIPIPAPADLGDLVGLEVGFKDPIAMIDGQPFKPGKAYKDSKLCLMIMAREMHRRYHEATGITFSSLYPGCVADTALFRHHFPLFRTLFPLFQKYVTGGYVSQALAGERVAQVVAEPGFRPSRVHWSWGNRQRKDGRPFIQKLSAQATDPQLAERLWSYSERLVGLA from the coding sequence ATGACTGCTGCCAGCCCTACCGTCATCATTACCGGTACATCGTCGGGGGTCGGGTTGTACGCCACCAAAGCCTTGATCGAGCGGGGGTGGTTCGTGGTGTGCGCCTGCCGCAACCTGGATAAGATGAAGCAGGCAGCCGAACAACTGAATCTATCCCCCCAGCAGTACACGGTTTTGCCCTTGGATTTGGCATCGCTGGCGAGCGTGCGGCAGTTTGTCGAGGACTTTCGTCGTCTCGGTCGTCCCTTAAAAGCGCTGGTGTGCAATGCCGCCATTTACATGCCCCTGTTGAAAGCACCCCTGCGCAGCGCCGAAGGGTACGAGTTGAATGTGGCGGTCAACTATTTGGGGCATTTTCTCCTGGCCCAGTTGTTGCTCCAGGATTTGCGGGCCAATCCCGACCCGGACCGGCGGTTGGTCGTGGTGGGCACCGTGACCGCAAACCGCGAGGAACTGGGGGGCAAAATTCCTATCCCGGCGCCAGCGGATTTGGGGGATTTGGTGGGGCTGGAGGTCGGCTTCAAGGACCCCATTGCCATGATTGACGGCCAGCCCTTCAAGCCGGGGAAAGCCTACAAAGATAGCAAGCTGTGCCTGATGATTATGGCGCGGGAGATGCATCGCCGTTACCACGAGGCCACGGGCATTACCTTTAGCTCTCTGTATCCGGGGTGTGTGGCGGACACCGCGCTGTTTCGTCACCATTTCCCGCTGTTTCGCACCCTGTTTCCCCTGTTCCAGAAGTACGTCACGGGTGGGTACGTATCCCAAGCGCTAGCCGGAGAACGAGTAGCCCAGGTGGTGGCTGAGCCAGGGTTTCGTCCGTCGCGGGTGCATTGGAGCTGGGGCAACCGCCAGCGCAAGGATGGCCGGCCTTTCATTCAAAAACTCTCCGCCCAGGCAACCGACCCCCAATTAGCCGAGCGGTTGTGGAGCTACAGCGAACGGTTGGTGGGGCTTGCCTAA
- a CDS encoding DUF3598 family protein: protein MQPLPDYPSQWQCLLQNLGEWRGTFCDVSPTGECLSERPSLVTLEALDQGATIRQSICVDGHERVLVYRTLGRGILLFADGAFSNGSLQWGPFGEFGAELGLIWGDRRVRCAIVYHNSVLDRLTLIQEQRASTEPVPGGYPPVTQLYPDWRTPTALAGQLTLTWDGKTANLQADMETERWTWTGQRQGANCYEGQDHRLLQLQPDLQVFAPLVIARGRAFGLGLIWQGQALWRRYDERGAWTDLTQIRRVQLVATPGE, encoded by the coding sequence ATGCAACCGTTGCCCGATTACCCATCGCAATGGCAGTGTCTCCTGCAGAACCTAGGGGAATGGCGGGGAACATTTTGCGATGTTTCGCCAACAGGGGAGTGCTTGTCCGAACGCCCGAGCCTGGTGACGTTGGAAGCCTTGGACCAGGGTGCCACCATCCGCCAGAGCATTTGCGTGGATGGTCATGAACGGGTGCTGGTCTATCGCACGCTGGGGCGGGGCATTTTACTGTTTGCTGATGGCGCTTTTTCTAATGGGTCGCTGCAGTGGGGACCGTTTGGGGAATTCGGCGCGGAATTGGGCCTGATCTGGGGAGACCGGCGGGTGCGTTGCGCCATCGTTTACCACAACAGCGTTTTAGACCGGTTAACCCTGATCCAAGAGCAACGGGCCAGCACGGAACCTGTCCCAGGTGGGTATCCACCGGTAACCCAGCTCTACCCGGATTGGCGGACGCCCACGGCGCTCGCGGGTCAACTCACGCTGACCTGGGATGGGAAAACGGCCAACCTGCAGGCGGACATGGAGACCGAGAGGTGGACCTGGACCGGCCAACGCCAAGGAGCAAATTGTTACGAAGGACAAGACCATCGCTTGCTCCAACTGCAACCGGACTTGCAGGTATTTGCGCCGCTGGTTATCGCGCGGGGTCGTGCCTTTGGCCTGGGATTGATATGGCAAGGGCAAGCCCTGTGGCGGCGTTATGATGAGCGGGGTGCCTGGACCGATCTGACCCAAATCCGGCGGGTGCAGTTGGTTGCTACCCCAGGGGAATAG
- a CDS encoding diacylglycerol kinase family protein has product MASSVVGRSPRFAPGRSTLWQSFRYAGQGLWYAGRSQRNFRIHLVIGGIALVWAAWVHLNLTQTAIIVLTIGLVLALELVNTALEAVVDLTVGQTYHDLARIAKDCAAAAVLVTALAALGVAGLLLIPPLF; this is encoded by the coding sequence ATGGCGTCGTCGGTTGTGGGTCGTTCTCCGCGCTTTGCACCTGGTCGCAGCACGTTGTGGCAAAGTTTTCGGTATGCTGGCCAAGGCCTGTGGTACGCCGGTCGCAGCCAACGCAATTTCCGCATTCACTTGGTAATTGGCGGCATCGCCTTGGTTTGGGCCGCCTGGGTGCATCTGAATTTGACCCAAACCGCCATCATTGTCCTCACCATTGGCCTGGTGCTGGCCCTGGAACTGGTGAACACCGCGCTGGAGGCCGTTGTTGATCTCACCGTCGGCCAGACCTACCACGACCTGGCCCGCATCGCCAAGGACTGTGCAGCGGCGGCGGTGTTGGTTACCGCATTGGCGGCGCTGGGCGTTGCGGGGTTACTCCTGATTCCCCCCCTGTTCTAG
- a CDS encoding type IV pilin-like G/H family protein, translating into MLWKYALLGGVLLLGLGGRAAFAQRPVWEALSRVTRAQQIYYRQNRRFTAALAPLERLAGVRLPRGYDYGIRTTSRGAYLYAIPFNRRLQPLVSAIFLDPAASGPNRMTMVVCQALTAGRFRPADPIFRPGADPIARRGEIACGDGTVIVDGPFDL; encoded by the coding sequence ATGCTCTGGAAATACGCCCTACTGGGAGGTGTCCTGCTCCTGGGTTTAGGAGGTCGTGCTGCCTTCGCCCAACGTCCGGTCTGGGAGGCCTTGAGTCGTGTCACCCGCGCCCAACAAATCTACTACCGGCAAAACCGGCGCTTTACCGCGGCCTTGGCCCCTTTAGAGCGCCTGGCGGGCGTCCGTCTACCACGTGGTTACGACTACGGCATTCGCACCACCAGCCGCGGGGCTTATCTGTACGCCATTCCCTTCAACCGCCGTTTGCAGCCCCTGGTGAGCGCCATCTTTTTAGACCCAGCCGCAAGCGGCCCCAACCGGATGACCATGGTGGTCTGTCAAGCGCTCACTGCCGGACGGTTTCGCCCTGCCGACCCCATCTTTCGCCCTGGGGCTGACCCCATCGCTCGGCGGGGGGAAATCGCCTGCGGTGATGGCACGGTTATTGTGGATGGCCCCTTTGACCTGTAA